TTCCGCAGCGAACGTTGGCCGCTTGGTTGGTCTGTCGATCTCGAACGTCTCAGCCGACAACCCCGCCCACCACGAGGCCAACTAGGTAGGTGGCCGCCGCGGCGCCCATTCCTACCAGGGTCATCTCGGCGCCGCTTCGCAGGAAGGGGTGAAGGGTTGAGAGGACTCGCAGCACGCCAGCCGCGAAGAGGCCGATCGCCGTGACCGCCACGGAGACGAAGACACCCGACAAGGCAGGGAGGAGGAGAAACGGGAGGCGGGGTGGTGGCAGGCTCACTTTCCCTTGAGTCTCGCCGCACGCGATTGCAGGAGTCCGATGGCGACGAGCAAGACGATGAACGTGAAAATGAGGAATGCCATCCCAAAGACGGCGGCGGCCTGCTGGCTGAACGAAGACTGCAACCACCAGAATCCTCCGAGAAAGATGACCGCCCACACAGTCATGACCGCGACGAAGCGCCAGCCAGTCTCATAGGGAGCAGCATGTGGAGAGGGCGCATCCACGTGCTGCCAAAATCCCCGCCAGTCCTTGGGACGCTGGGATGCACTCATGCCGAAACCCACATCCCCGGGTCGCGGCATAGCCCTTCCGGCGGCCGTCGGCTCGGGCACTCCCGTTGCCGACCGGAACATCACCTGTGCTCGTACACGTCGAGAACCACATCCCGCCGGCCGCGTCGTCTCTTAACGAGGGTCCAGTCGTAGGACGCCATCAACGGTTCGAGGATGAACGGGGACCAGATGGCATGGCGGAACCGGACTCGACGCCCGCTGCCCACGTTCGTGTGGTCCTGCTCGATGGCCCCGTGCTCCGTGTCGTACGCTTTCGTCACGACGTGCACCTTGTTCTTGCCCCGACGTATCGTCTTGCGCGTCCACCATTCCTGACGAGCCAGTAGGGCCACAACATCCCGGTACTCCAGAAGGAAGTAGCTGCGCCGGTGCGTGGCGCCCTGGACGTTGGTCAGGACTCGGGTGAAATCCGCGGGCGTGAAGTGGCAGAGTGCATTGCCCAGGGTCGTCACCGTGTCGAACTGGCCACGAACCCGCTTCCGCGTGATGTCCGCGAGGAGGAATCGGTTCCGCGAACCCACTTCGCGGGCGTACGCCCTCGCTCCCTGAATCATGTCCGGGTTCACCTCGATGCCTACGTACCCATGACCGGCGGGTTCGAGGAGGAACCCGAGGACGCCGCCCCCGCAGGCGAGGTCGAGGACCCGTGTGCCGAAGAAGCGCCGATTCGAGCGCCAGAGGCTCCTCAGCTCTTCCATGCGTTCCTTGCTCGTGGCCAGATATCGTGTGAAGTCCTCGGAAATCCGGTAGAAGGCCCGGATGTCGCGGTCCACGGCGGTCACATCACTCGGTCGCGGCATACGTCTTCCGGCCGCCACGGATCGGGGGACGTCGTCAACCGTCCCGGGACGGGAGCCCGGAGGTCAGAACTCCGCCGACTTCTGGATGTTCCTCCAGTTCCTCTCGAACCACGCGTGAACGTTCTGGAGGCCAGTCTGAAAGTCCGTGTGGGGCTCGTAGTGCAAGATCCGCCGCGCCTTGTCGATCGAGGCGAGGAGGCGATTCTTCTTGTCCCAGTTCCGCCGCTCCCTGAACACGATGCCGGCGTGGTTGCCCGTGATCTCGGGAAGCCGACGGCGCGTGTCCAACCGTGCGTCAGTCGACTTCGATGATGATCTTCCGGCCAGCCTTCGAAACGGAGACCTCCTCGTCGCCTCGGAGGCCAAGGCTGCGCTCGATGTCCGCGGGGATTCGCAGCACCGTGCCCCGGCCGCTCCGGGAGAGCTTCCGCCGGAGCTTCAACGGGCCGCCCCAAATCCCGAGGCGGCGCGCGACCCGGATGAGCCGCTGGCTCTCCTCTTCCGGTAGGAACTCCTCCCCGCAGACGCTACAGCGGCGCCCCCGCTCGACGAACGTGTAGCCCTCAATCTCGGAGACGATGTCGTCGACGGGTACCAGCTCGCCCTTCCCGCAGACGGGGCAGCGGGTCCCGCCCTTATCCTTCCGCACCGGTGATGACGAAGACTTCATTCGTGCCCGCCTCATGAACCAAGATGAGCTTCTTGCTTCCCTTCCGCCGTACGAAGACTTCCCACTTGTCCTTTCCCGATTTCGTGGCACGGTAGGCCTCCCGAAGCGCCTCGCGCAGATCGACATGGTCCCAGCCCCATTTCCGCATCCAGGTGTTCCGGAAGTGTTTGCTCACGTCGATGCGCGCCCTGTCGACGTCGAAGGGCAGCAAAGAGGTTCACTCCTTTTTGTAATGCTTTTCATCTACTTGACCCTTTCTGGGGAAAGCGCGAACGGTCCGGAGCGGAGAG
Above is a window of Thermoplasmata archaeon DNA encoding:
- a CDS encoding VIT1/CCC1 transporter family protein, whose translation is MSLPPPRLPFLLLPALSGVFVSVAVTAIGLFAAGVLRVLSTLHPFLRSGAEMTLVGMGAAAATYLVGLVVGGVVG
- a CDS encoding class I SAM-dependent methyltransferase — translated: MDRDIRAFYRISEDFTRYLATSKERMEELRSLWRSNRRFFGTRVLDLACGGGVLGFLLEPAGHGYVGIEVNPDMIQGARAYAREVGSRNRFLLADITRKRVRGQFDTVTTLGNALCHFTPADFTRVLTNVQGATHRRSYFLLEYRDVVALLARQEWWTRKTIRRGKNKVHVVTKAYDTEHGAIEQDHTNVGSGRRVRFRHAIWSPFILEPLMASYDWTLVKRRRGRRDVVLDVYEHR